In Accipiter gentilis chromosome 33, bAccGen1.1, whole genome shotgun sequence, the genomic window AGGCTTCATTAGCGTTAATTAATgaagcagctcagccccagggctgagaTCCGTTTCCCACCCACAGCTCGTCCGAGTGGAACGCGGTGGAGCCATCACTGAGGCAGCAGCTGATGGTGAAAATGGAGGACGGTGAATTTTGGTAAgcgaagaagaactaaaaaacccttttcctggCCATTTTATGCCaggaaaagagggaagatttCTGCTCCCGACTTTCggtgctttcctcttcctccaggaTGTCCTTCCGGGATTTCCTGCGGGAATTCACCCGCCTGGAGATCTGTAACCTCACCCCGGACGCTCTCCAATCCCGCAAATTCCGCAAGTGGAACACGCGGCTCTACGATGGGACGTGGCGGCGCGGCAGCACGGCCGGGGGTTGCAGGAACTACCCTGGTAGGCGCTGCCGGTGAGGAGTTTCACCTCAAAAATGTTGGTTTTGGCATCGATTTAGCCTgggtttgctcttttttttttttttccagccacttTCTGGATAAACCCACAGTTTAAGATCCAGCTGGAGGAGGTGGATGACGACAGGGATGAGGACGGCGGGCGCGAGCCCGGCTGCAGCTTCCTGCTTGCGCTGATGCAGAAGCACCGGCGCCGCGAGCGCCGCTACGGCAAGGACATGGAGACCATCGGATTCGCCGTCTACGAGGTAACGGTGTCGCCCGGCGTCGCCCGGCGTCACCTCTTGCTGCCGCGCTccctcacctctcctctcctctccttacAGGTTCCTCCCGAGGTGGGTACAACTCGCCGGCAGCGATAATATCACCATTACCGTGCCATAACGGTGAACCAGGAAAGACAGCGGGTGTTTTGGGGGTtattgtgggtggtttttttacctGTTCCGGCAGTACGTGGGGAAATCGGGCATCCACCTGAAGCGGGATTTCTTCCTGGCCAACGCCTCGCGTGCCCGCTCGGAGCAATTCATCAACCTGCGGGAGGTGAGCACCCGGTTCCGGCTGCCGCCGGGAGAGTACATCGTGGTGCCCTCCACCTTCGAACCCAACAAGGAAGGAGATTTCGTTCTCCGCGTCTTCTCCGAGAAGAAAGCCGGCACCGAGTAAGAGATGCCTCGTTAGCGCTAACGATCCCCGGCGACTCTTGAGGCCAAACTCTCCTTTATTATCTCCGCAGGGAAATGGATGACAAGATCCAGGCGACGCTGCCAGATGAGGTGAGGGGGGCGACAACCCCGTAGGGTGCTGTGGCGTTGCTTTTTTACCAAAAcagctgttttttcccctcagaaagtGCTCTCCGAAAGCCAAATCGACGACAACTTCAAGCAGCTCTTCAAGCAGCTGGCGGGGGCGGTAAGGGGGCTGCCAGGACCAGCAGTGGCGGTGACGCTGGCGGTGGCGGTGACACCAGTGGTTGGTGGCATGGGACTGCCGGAGAACACCCCGTCTTCTCCCCACAGGACATGGAGATCAGCGTCACGGAGCTTCAGACCATCCTCAACCGGATCATCGGCAAACGTGAGCCGCTGGGTGGGATTTTGGGGGTTcaccacaaaagagaaaacaacataCAATCTTCTTTAATTATCCTTTCACTCGTTAATGCAAATAACGACCGGATTCTTTGCAGATAAAGATCTCCGGACCAAAGGCTTCAGCACCGAGTCTTGCCGTAGCATGGTCAACCTCATGGATGTAtcctcctccaccaccacggCGATGGGGGGAGcgttttttggggaggggggacaccccCAGCTGCTCCCCCCAAACTCCCCCGCTTTCCTTAACCCCCTTCCACCCTGTAGAAAGACGGCAACGGGAAGCTGGGACTGGTGGAGTTCAACGTGTTGTGGAACAGAATCCGCAACTACCTGgtgggtccggggggggggggggggcacattttGGGGTGCggtggggaggttttgggggtctCTATCCTCACGGGTGacccccttttttgggggggtgtttggCTCGCAGGCCATCTTCCGCAAGTTCGACCTGGACAAGTCTGGCAGCATGAGCGCCTACGAGATGCGGATGGCGCTGGAAGCAGCAGGTAGCGCCCCGCCCCGGTGATTGACCCCGGGATTCGTTAACACTGCCCAAGTTTTAACGAATTTCCCTGGCCTTCTGCCTGCCTCTTGGTGCTTTTaaggtgggttgtttgtttggttttttggttttttccccctaaaaaggCTACAAATTGAACAAAAAGCTGCACGAGCTGATCATCACCCGCTACGCAGAGCCCGACCTGGCCATCGACTTCGACAACTTCGTCTGCTGCCTCGTGCGCCTGGAGACCATGTTCCGTGAGTCACTTTTTACCCCTAACCCCCCCCAGTTTTGTCCAATCTTGCCACATTTCCCACAAAATTTAacagcagaaataggaaaaaatggatttaaaatattttttttctacttttcacATTCAATTATGTGGAAAAGTtggaaaaaccccacaggagttgaggggaaagctggaaaaaaatgcaacaaaaaagcAGGATTTAAGTTGGAAGAAAACCCAGATTTTTCTGTTAAACCCTGTTTTGCAACTTTTCCCATTAAACTCTGCTGGGATTTTGTACTTTTTAACAAAAAACTGTGGGCTTTCCAACTTTTCCCCTtaaaacctgcctttttttttgcactttttcctgCTAAGTGCTGCAGAGTTTTCCAATTTTTCTCTTTAActcctgtggggtttttccaGCTTTTCCCAGAATTTTACTTTTCCACAGAATTGAGCAGGAAAAGTTGGAGAAAAACTGATAGGTTTTAACACGAagagtggggggagggggggtgtctgaCTTTCCTCTTTaaattctagggtttttttttacttttccccttAAATCCTGTTTTTTCCAACTTCTCCCCTTAaatcctgctctgtttttctaattttccCCTTTAAATCCTGCTGGCTTTTTCCAACTTTCCCCTTTAAATCCTGCCGGCTTTTTCCAACTTTCCCCCTTAAATCCTGCCctgtttttttccaacttttcccCTTAACTCCAGCctcatttttcccccttttccccctaaaaaaaaaaaatcactgtttccCTCGCCGCAGGGTTTTTCCAAGCGATGGACGTGGACCAGGACGGCGTCGTCACCTTTGACTTGCTGCAGGTACCCGCGGGTGCTGCGTGGGGCTGACGCCCCCCCGACACCCCCGACACCCCCcaacaccctcctcctcctcccacagtGGCTACAGCTCACCATGTTCGCCTGACCAGACCCCCCAACCCTCCGAGTGCCTTCGTGGGAGAACCGTGccggtttttcccttttttttttggctttttttcagcataaagggggagcgggggggggggtgaaggtgTTGTGGCCACCCCTAACCGGGACACGGGGCTCCCCTCGCGCTTTGCCAAAGAAACGCCCCTCTCCTCGCCTCTCGCACGTGGCTCTTTTGGGGGGAATTCTTACGTTTTTTGTGCCTTTTCCTACTGAAGgagcctggggcgggggggggtgacGCTGGGTCTCAGCCGATTTCTGGGCCCCCCCACGACACGGCTGCCATCGCCTCTCGCTTCTGCGCTCTTTCCCAGCGCCTCAGTCAGGGATCTTCTGCCTACCGGGTGCCATAatggtggtttttttattgtgtaaattaaaaataaagaaaaaaaaacaaaaccccaagaaacatTAATATCAAAGCTCTTTTCCTGCTGGTCCTTTCTCCCCGCTCCAGCTTTGCCTCCAGGTGAATCCCACCAGCCCCCCTCGACCCGCCGGGTGCTGAGGAGCGCTGCCGCTTGATGCAATGCCTTTACCTCTCAGGTGCAAAAACCCCATAGCTAATGTATGTTTAGGGCTTATGTAtagggttttatatatatatatacacatttatatgtatattttggGGTGAGGAGGTGTGAGGGGTCCTGCAGGGGTCCTGGGGCCAGAGCTGCCGTGGCTGGGGTGAGTCCTGTCAGGGACCCGAGTGGATCCTGTGAGGGATCAGGGCGAGTCCTGTCAGGGACCCGAGTGGATCCTGTGAGGGATCCAGGTGGGTCCTGTCAGACACCTGAGTGGATCCTGTCAGGGACCAGGGCGGGTCCTGTCAGGGATGGAGGTGGATCCTGTCAGGGACCGGGGGTGTCCCTCGCCGACCGGGGCGGTCTGCCTGGAGCGGGGACGACCCCTCCTCCGGGTTGGGGTCCGGTCCGGCCCGGGTCGGTCCCCGTGAGGCGCCgcttccccccgcagccccgtGAGGAAACCCCGGGAGGGCGGGAAAATTCCCGCCTTTTCCCTCCACCGC contains:
- the CAPN1 gene encoding calpain-1 catalytic subunit isoform X1, producing the protein MAEEPIVPVYCTGVSAQVQRQRAKALGLGRHENAVRYLGQDYGRLVEECRRSGTLFRDETFPPAPASLGFRELGPSSAKTYGVQWKRPTELCPRPQFIVDGATRTDICQGALGDCWLLAAIASLTLNDTILHRVVPHGQSFQHGYAGIFHFQIWQFGEWLDVVVDDYLPTKDGKLLFVHSAEGTEFWSALLEKAYAKVNGCYEALSGGSTSEGFEDFTGGVTEWYDLRKPPGDLYQIILKALDRGSLLGCSIDITSAFDMEAVTFKKLVKGHAYSVTGAKQINYRGQSLGLIRMRNPWGEVEWTGPWSDNSSEWNAVEPSLRQQLMVKMEDGEFWMSFRDFLREFTRLEICNLTPDALQSRKFRKWNTRLYDGTWRRGSTAGGCRNYPATFWINPQFKIQLEEVDDDRDEDGGREPGCSFLLALMQKHRRRERRYGKDMETIGFAVYEVPPEYVGKSGIHLKRDFFLANASRARSEQFINLREVSTRFRLPPGEYIVVPSTFEPNKEGDFVLRVFSEKKAGTEEMDDKIQATLPDEKVLSESQIDDNFKQLFKQLAGADMEISVTELQTILNRIIGKHKDLRTKGFSTESCRSMVNLMDKDGNGKLGLVEFNVLWNRIRNYLAIFRKFDLDKSGSMSAYEMRMALEAAGYKLNKKLHELIITRYAEPDLAIDFDNFVCCLVRLETMFRFFQAMDVDQDGVVTFDLLQWLQLTMFA
- the CAPN1 gene encoding calpain-1 catalytic subunit isoform X2, which codes for MAEEPIVPVYCTGVSAQVQRQRAKALGLGRHENAVRYLGQDYGRLVEECRRSGTLFRDETFPPAPASLGFRELGPSSAKTYGVQWKRPTELCPRPQFIVDGATRTDICQGALGDCWLLAAIASLTLNDTILHRVVPHGQSFQHGYAGIFHFQIWQFGEWLDVVVDDYLPTKDGKLLFVHSAEGTEFWSALLEKAYAKVNGCYEALSGGSTSEGFEDFTGGVTEWYDLRKPPGDLYQIILKALDRGSLLGCSIDITSAFDMEAVTFKKLVKGHAYSVTGAKQINYRGQSLGLIRMRNPWGEVEWTGPWSDNSSEWNAVEPSLRQQLMVKMEDGEFWMSFRDFLREFTRLEICNLTPDALQSRKFRKWNTRLYDGTWRRGSTAGGCRNYPATFWINPQFKIQLEEVDDDRDEDGGREPGCSFLLALMQKHRRRERRYGKDMETIGFAVYEVPPEYVGKSGIHLKRDFFLANASRARSEQFINLREVSTRFRLPPGEYIVVPSTFEPNKEGDFVLRVFSEKKAGTEEMDDKIQATLPDEKVLSESQIDDNFKQLFKQLAGADMEISVTELQTILNRIIGKHKDLRTKGFSTESCRSMVNLMDTATGSWDWWSSTCCGTESATTWPSSASSTWTSLAA
- the CAPN1 gene encoding calpain-1 catalytic subunit isoform X3 produces the protein MDDKIQATLPDEKVLSESQIDDNFKQLFKQLAGADMEISVTELQTILNRIIGKHKDLRTKGFSTESCRSMVNLMDKDGNGKLGLVEFNVLWNRIRNYLAIFRKFDLDKSGSMSAYEMRMALEAAGYKLNKKLHELIITRYAEPDLAIDFDNFVCCLVRLETMFRFFQAMDVDQDGVVTFDLLQWLQLTMFA